Proteins co-encoded in one Bacillus spongiae genomic window:
- a CDS encoding bifunctional 3,4-dihydroxy-2-butanone-4-phosphate synthase/GTP cyclohydrolase II, with amino-acid sequence MFHSIEAAIEDLQEGKMIIVVDDEDRENEGDFVALAENVTPDIINFMIKEGRGLVCVPISNEKAKQLELPLMTEQNTDSHGTAFTVSIDHISTHTGISAFERAATISEMMNDQASKQEFKKPGHIFPLVAKDGGVLQRAGHTEAAVDLARLAGCKPAGVICEIIKENGQMARLPDLMVLSERFGLKIITIQDLIAYRRMKEKLVKREVEIQLPTEYGDFRAIGFTETMTNKEHIALVKGDISEEETLVRVHSECLTGDVFGSNRCDCGPQLHAALQQIEAEGKGILLYMRQEGRGIGLINKLKAYKLQEEGFDTVEANQQLGFADDLRDYGIGAQILKDLGVKKMKLLTNNPRKIAGIKGYGLSVTERIPIQMKTKKENEHYLKTKYSKLGHLLNL; translated from the coding sequence TTGTTTCATAGTATTGAAGCAGCAATCGAGGATTTACAGGAAGGGAAAATGATTATCGTTGTAGATGATGAAGATAGAGAGAACGAAGGGGATTTTGTTGCGCTTGCCGAAAATGTGACCCCCGACATCATTAACTTTATGATCAAAGAGGGACGTGGATTAGTTTGTGTGCCGATTTCAAATGAAAAGGCTAAACAACTAGAGCTTCCCTTAATGACAGAGCAAAATACTGATTCTCATGGAACCGCGTTCACCGTTAGTATCGATCATATTTCTACGCATACTGGAATCAGCGCTTTTGAAAGAGCTGCTACTATTTCTGAAATGATGAATGACCAGGCCAGCAAACAAGAGTTTAAAAAGCCAGGACACATCTTTCCGTTAGTCGCAAAAGATGGCGGCGTTTTACAACGAGCGGGCCATACGGAAGCAGCTGTTGACTTAGCCCGTTTAGCAGGTTGCAAACCGGCAGGTGTAATTTGTGAAATTATTAAAGAAAATGGGCAAATGGCAAGGCTACCAGACTTAATGGTTCTTTCAGAACGTTTTGGATTGAAAATCATCACGATCCAAGACTTAATTGCCTATCGAAGAATGAAAGAAAAGCTTGTGAAAAGAGAGGTTGAGATTCAGCTTCCGACAGAGTATGGCGATTTTCGTGCAATTGGGTTTACAGAAACCATGACTAATAAAGAGCATATTGCACTTGTAAAAGGAGACATATCCGAGGAGGAAACGCTTGTACGTGTCCATTCAGAATGCTTAACTGGAGATGTTTTTGGTTCAAACCGATGCGATTGCGGTCCCCAACTACATGCGGCATTACAACAAATCGAAGCAGAAGGAAAGGGCATATTATTATATATGCGTCAAGAAGGGCGTGGAATCGGTTTAATCAATAAGCTGAAAGCATACAAGCTTCAGGAAGAAGGCTTTGATACGGTAGAAGCCAATCAACAGTTAGGATTTGCAGATGATTTGCGTGACTATGGAATTGGCGCACAAATACTGAAAGATTTAGGTGTAAAAAAAATGAAGTTGTTAACCAATAATCCGCGAAAAATAGCAGGAATTAAAGGGTATGGATTATCAGTAACAGAAAGAATCCCAATTCAAATGAAAACAAAAAAAGAGAATGAACATTATTTAAAAACGAAATATTCGAAGCTTGGTCACTTGTTAAATCTATAA
- the ribD gene encoding bifunctional diaminohydroxyphosphoribosylaminopyrimidine deaminase/5-amino-6-(5-phosphoribosylamino)uracil reductase RibD, which translates to MHEYYMKTAISLAMSAKGQTSPNPTVGAIVVKNGRVIGTGVHLQAGHAHAEVFALEQAGEEAENADLYVTLEPCFHTGRTPPCVDLIISKKINRVFIATLDPNPLVAGKSVTKLKEAGIDVRTGILENEARELNQAFFHYIQTDTPFVTLKAAVTLDGKIATATGDSKWITSEKAREDAHQYRHWHDGILVGIGTILNDNPHLTTRLPQSGNHPIRIVLDTHLQIPLSSNIVQVDGCQTIVFCGKNASETKEKDLLRHDVKVVRCKAEKVTIPFVLNELGKRKITSILVEGGAEIHGAFFAQKAFQQLIMYVAPTLIGGQNSLSVFGGQGVKSIDDGLKVEYEKIEKLGSDLKIIAKPLYAEV; encoded by the coding sequence ATGCACGAATACTATATGAAAACAGCGATATCACTTGCAATGTCAGCAAAAGGGCAGACCTCACCGAATCCAACAGTCGGTGCTATTGTAGTGAAAAACGGAAGAGTAATAGGAACAGGTGTTCATTTACAAGCAGGTCATGCACATGCTGAAGTATTTGCTCTAGAACAAGCAGGCGAGGAAGCTGAAAATGCGGATCTTTACGTGACATTAGAACCGTGTTTTCATACAGGTAGAACTCCTCCGTGTGTCGATTTAATTATTTCAAAAAAGATAAACAGAGTGTTTATTGCGACATTAGATCCCAATCCGCTTGTAGCTGGAAAAAGTGTCACAAAGTTAAAGGAAGCTGGAATTGATGTACGTACGGGTATTTTGGAGAATGAGGCAAGAGAGCTGAATCAAGCCTTTTTTCATTATATTCAAACAGATACCCCTTTTGTAACGTTAAAAGCAGCTGTAACGTTAGACGGAAAGATAGCGACAGCTACTGGTGACAGCAAATGGATCACATCAGAAAAAGCAAGGGAAGATGCACATCAGTATCGTCATTGGCATGACGGCATACTAGTAGGCATCGGAACCATTTTAAACGATAACCCCCATCTTACAACGCGACTGCCCCAATCAGGTAATCACCCTATTCGAATTGTATTAGATACCCATCTACAAATACCACTTTCAAGTAATATTGTACAGGTTGATGGATGCCAGACTATTGTGTTTTGCGGGAAAAATGCATCCGAAACGAAAGAAAAAGACTTATTGCGCCATGACGTGAAGGTTGTCAGGTGTAAAGCAGAAAAGGTTACCATTCCATTTGTATTAAATGAATTAGGAAAACGAAAGATTACTTCAATTTTAGTAGAAGGTGGCGCTGAAATTCATGGAGCCTTCTTTGCTCAAAAAGCCTTCCAACAACTTATTATGTATGTTGCTCCAACCTTGATTGGTGGACAAAATAGCTTAAGTGTATTTGGAGGACAAGGAGTCAAGTCTATTGATGACGGACTAAAAGTAGAATATGAAAAAATTGAGAAATTAGGTAGTGATTTAAAAATAATAGCAAAGCCATTATACGCAGAGGTGTAA
- a CDS encoding NCS2 family permease yields the protein MKRERGIFLLKQHETTVKQELIAGLIGFMTIAYIIAVNSLILTEAGIPYEGAVLATIFASFFGCLVMALWANAPILLVPGMGINAMFTYTLVGSMGLSWQEALAVVFVSGLLFTIIAFSKLSKLLSEAIPASLKGAITVGLGMFLMLIGLEKGGIVVRGDNAIIALGNLGELTVIATIITLLVTLILFLRNVPGSFLWSIAFGTVLGFMFQIEPSVQSKTVSLQSYTEVFGALSFANMMSFPFTIAVFSVTMVLVFENIGLVHGHVDMLNQPNKYGKAFQANAISALSSGLLGTSPTVSTVESSAAIASGGRTGLTSLTTGVLFLVSILFIPYIKWIPNHAIAPILILIGGLMIQNIRQLELKDLTEALPAIFIIAMIPFTYSIADGIAIGFILYPILKIANGRGKEVSFSLYIIAGLFLINFVAHYI from the coding sequence ATGAAAAGAGAAAGAGGTATATTTTTACTAAAGCAGCATGAAACAACGGTTAAGCAAGAATTAATTGCTGGTTTAATTGGTTTTATGACCATAGCTTATATCATCGCTGTAAATTCATTGATCTTAACAGAAGCAGGAATTCCTTATGAGGGAGCAGTGTTAGCGACAATATTCGCATCGTTTTTTGGATGTTTAGTGATGGCTCTTTGGGCTAATGCACCAATTCTACTTGTACCTGGTATGGGAATCAATGCGATGTTTACCTACACGTTAGTTGGATCAATGGGCTTATCTTGGCAAGAGGCATTAGCTGTGGTTTTTGTTTCGGGCTTATTGTTCACTATTATAGCCTTTTCGAAATTGTCTAAGTTATTAAGCGAGGCAATCCCTGCTTCATTAAAGGGTGCTATAACGGTTGGTCTTGGTATGTTTTTAATGTTGATTGGACTAGAAAAAGGCGGCATTGTTGTGCGAGGAGACAATGCTATCATTGCATTAGGAAATTTAGGAGAACTGACTGTAATAGCAACAATCATTACTTTACTCGTTACGCTTATTTTATTTTTGAGAAATGTACCAGGAAGCTTTTTATGGAGTATTGCTTTCGGTACAGTTTTAGGTTTCATGTTCCAAATTGAACCTTCTGTACAAAGTAAGACGGTTTCATTGCAGTCTTATACGGAGGTTTTTGGAGCCCTCTCATTTGCTAATATGATGAGCTTTCCGTTTACTATTGCTGTTTTTTCTGTAACGATGGTTCTCGTTTTTGAAAACATCGGACTTGTACATGGTCATGTAGATATGTTAAATCAGCCAAACAAGTATGGAAAAGCCTTTCAAGCAAATGCAATATCAGCACTATCATCAGGGTTACTAGGAACAAGTCCAACGGTTTCCACGGTAGAAAGTTCAGCAGCGATTGCTTCTGGAGGTCGTACAGGATTAACTTCCTTAACAACCGGTGTTTTATTCTTAGTGTCGATACTCTTCATTCCATATATTAAATGGATTCCAAATCATGCCATTGCACCGATTTTAATCTTGATTGGTGGATTAATGATTCAAAATATTCGACAGTTAGAATTAAAGGATTTAACAGAGGCTCTTCCGGCAATTTTCATTATTGCCATGATTCCATTTACTTACAGTATTGCGGATGGAATTGCGATTGGATTTATTCTTTATCCAATTCTTAAAATTGCTAATGGAAGAGGAAAAGAAGTCTCGTTTTCCCTATATATTATCGCAGGTTTATTTTTAATAAACTTCGTTGCCCATTATATTTAA
- the ribE gene encoding riboflavin synthase — protein sequence MFTGLIEEIGVIQNIRAKRESLEVIVNCRKVLEDIKIGDSIAVNGVCLTVTSFTSSNFIADVMPETYHATSLKSLTKGTNVNLERAMRANGRFGGHFVSGHVDTVGIVETKEYRENAVYMKMRLADKKYMSFMMEKGSIAIDGTSLTIFSVLDDENSFSISLIPQTQQDTILTRKQIGDEVNIECDMVVKYMNRLMSRSRGVEESTSSMDLSFLQKHGFAE from the coding sequence ATGTTTACAGGTTTAATTGAAGAAATTGGCGTCATTCAAAACATAAGGGCGAAAAGGGAATCTTTAGAAGTAATAGTGAATTGTCGTAAAGTTCTTGAAGATATAAAAATTGGTGATAGCATTGCGGTCAACGGTGTGTGTTTAACGGTGACTAGCTTTACTTCATCTAACTTTATTGCTGATGTTATGCCAGAAACGTACCATGCTACTTCATTAAAGAGTTTAACAAAAGGGACAAATGTGAATCTAGAAAGAGCGATGCGAGCAAATGGACGGTTTGGTGGACATTTTGTCTCAGGTCATGTTGATACAGTGGGGATTGTTGAAACGAAAGAATATAGAGAGAACGCTGTTTATATGAAAATGAGACTAGCAGATAAGAAGTATATGTCATTTATGATGGAAAAGGGGTCCATAGCCATTGATGGGACTTCCTTAACAATCTTTTCTGTTCTAGATGATGAAAATTCATTTTCTATTTCCCTTATACCACAAACTCAGCAAGACACGATTTTAACTAGAAAACAAATTGGCGATGAGGTCAATATTGAATGTGATATGGTCGTTAAATATATGAATCGCTTAATGTCTAGAAGTAGGGGTGTGGAAGAGTCTACTTCATCAATGGACTTATCTTTTTTACAAAAGCACGGCTTTGCTGAATAG
- the ribE gene encoding 6,7-dimethyl-8-ribityllumazine synthase → MTLYEGNLVGTGLKIGIVVGRFNEFITSKLLSGAEDALKRHGVSEEDIDMAWVPGAFEIPLVAKKMVASQKYDAVITLGTVIRGATPHFDYVSNEVAKGVAQAGMTEGKPVIFGVLTTDTIEQAIERAGTKAGNKGWEAAVSAIEMANLMRSFS, encoded by the coding sequence ATGACATTATATGAAGGTAATTTAGTTGGAACAGGGTTGAAAATTGGTATTGTGGTTGGTAGATTTAATGAATTTATTACGAGCAAGCTCTTAAGTGGTGCAGAAGACGCACTAAAACGTCATGGGGTCTCTGAGGAAGATATTGATATGGCTTGGGTACCAGGTGCATTTGAAATCCCGTTAGTTGCTAAAAAAATGGTAGCTAGTCAAAAATATGATGCTGTGATAACACTTGGAACGGTTATTCGTGGAGCTACACCGCACTTTGATTACGTTAGTAATGAAGTAGCGAAAGGAGTAGCTCAAGCAGGGATGACAGAGGGAAAACCAGTCATCTTTGGTGTCCTAACGACTGACACAATCGAGCAAGCGATTGAAAGAGCAGGTACGAAAGCAGGTAATAAAGGTTGGGAAGCAGCTGTATCCGCAATAGAAATGGCTAACTTGATGAGATCGTTTTCATAA